The nucleotide window TACACATTGGTATCAATCGCTGAAGCAAGGGAGATAATTTTCATGACTGAACCCGGCTCATAAGCGTATTCAACTGGTAAATCTTGCCAGATGCTTGAACTGTTTCCTGTAATAGTAGAGCGATCAGCAGGATTAAAGGATGGACGTTGGCTAATTGCAAGAATTTCTCCTGTTTTTGGATCTGCAACAACCGCCATCATATTTTTCGGATTGTATTTTGCATCAACAGTCGTCATGGTATCTTCTAAAAAGGTTTGAATTTTTTTATCCAATGTTAATGTAATATCTTTGCCGTCTTTGGCTTTTGTCACTTTATTTTTAGAATTAGGTAAAATATAACCCATTCGATCGGTACTATAGTCAATTTTTCCGTTAGTTCCAGTTAAGGCTTCATTAAAACGAGATTCAATTCCCATTTTACCTTCTAGAACAGACTTGTTTTTTTCTTCTTCTTGTTGGGCGAAACCAATTAATTGCGTTGCAAAGGTTCCATTAGGATAAAAGCGTTCGGACTGACGAGTAAATTCAATTCCTGGCAAATTTTCTTTTTCAATTTTTGCTTTTGTTTCTGTAGAAATATTTTTCCCGGCAGCGCCAAATTCGACTTGATACTTTCCTTTTTCATTGAGCTTATCTAAAATATCAGATTCGTCCATCGGAATATATTTAGCTAGAACTTGTGCTGTTTTTTCTTCATCCACAACACGCATTGGATTTTTAGTAGTCTTTGGAAGCTTATCACTAACAACTGCAGCAACTGTGTAAGAAGCCGTATCCTCTGCTAGCACTTCTCCTTTTCGATCTAAAATGGAGCCGCGCTTTGCTTCGAGAACACTGCTTTTCAAATGCTGTTTAGATGCTTTTGCTGCGAGTGGCACCCCGTTCGCTTCACCGACAATTTGCAAATAAAGAAAACGACCAGAAACTAAGAGAAAGAGAATAGTGAAAAAGATAAAAAGCACTAGCGCTCCCCTTCTCATGTTACCTATACGCCGTTTCATTGTCCATCTACCACTTTCACATTATCACCATCAAGTTTTAACCCTTTTTCTTTAGCGATTTTTAAAATACGTTCATATCTCCCTAAATCTTTTACTTCTACTTTTAAGTCTTCATTAGATTTTTGTTGCTCAACAATTTTCTTTTCTTTTGTTTGAATTTCTTGGTTTACTGTGTAAATTTGTGCTTGTACACTAATGATTCGGAAAGCAACAACTAAAACAATCGCAAGCGCTATCGTGATGATTACTTTTTCGCCAAGAGTCATTTGACCTCGTCTTAAGATTTGTTTTTTATGTTGTTCCGCTTCTCTATGTACCTTATTTGGTTCAAGATTAGATTTATAGGCGACATTGCTCACATTTTTTCAACTCCTGCTATTTAATAATTTTTTCGATGACACGTAATTTTGCTGAACGTGCTCGGTTGTTTTGTTCCAGCTCTTCTTCACTTGGTACAATTGGTTTTCTAGTAGCTAGTTTAAAGTCTGGTTTATATTCATCTGGAATGACAGGAAGACCGGGTGGTAAATCAGGCCCTTTTGTCGCTTCTTGGAATAAATGCTTCGTTATGCGGTCTTCTAAAGAATGAAATGTAATGACACTTATTCTGCCGCCTGGTTTAATTAAAGTTAAGGCTTCTGCAAGTGAATCTTCAACTGCGCCAAGTTCATCATTAACCGCGATTCGAATCGCTTGAAAAGTTCGTTTCCCTGGATGCCCACCTTTTCGTCTTGCAGGTGCAGGGATAGCTGTTTTAATGATATCTACGAGTTCGCCAGTTGTTTCAATTGGTTTTACTTCGCGGCGGCGTTCGATTTCACGAGCAATTTGTTTGGAAAATTTTTCTTCTCCATATTGAAAAAAAATTCGAATTAAATCTTGGTAGGACCATTCATTTACAACTATTTTTGCTGTAAGTTCTTGCTCCCTATCCATACGCATATCAAGCGCTGCATCTTGGTGATAACTAAAACCACGTTCTCTTTCGTCAAGTTGCGGGGAAGAAACACCTAAATCATATAAAATTCCATCCACTTCACTAATTCCACGGTCGTTTAATGTTTCTTTCATATAACGAAAATTCGCTTTAACAAAAGTAACTTTATCGCTATATGCTGCCAATTTTATTTTTGCATTATCAATTGCTGTTTGATCTTGGTCAAACGCAAATAAGTGCCCTTTTTCATTAAGCTTATTTAGTAAATACTCTGAGTGACCTGCGCCGCCAAGTGTTGCATCGACATAGATTCCGTCTGGTTTTACTTCAAGCATATCTACAGTTTCATGTAGTAACACCGTCTCGTGTTTAAACATATGATTTTCCTCCTTAAATATCAAAGCCAATCATATTTTCGGCTAAATCAGCGAATGATTCTTCTGCCTCGTTAAAGACATCTTCCCACTCTGATTTACTCCAAATTTCAATACGACTAGAAACCCCAATAATAACCGTTTCTTTTTCCAAATCCGCATACTGTAGTAAGTTGGAGGGAATATTAATCCGCCCTTGTTTGTCTAGTTCACATTCAGACGCGCCAGAAAAGAAGAAACGTGTAAAGGAACGAGCATCTTTTTTCGTTAAAGGTAAGGTTTGGAGTTTTTCTTCTAGCTTTTTCCATTCCTCTTGTGGGTAAGCAAATAAACACTTGTCAAGTCCTCGGGTTATAACAAAATTATCCCCCAAAAGCTCACGGAACTTAGCTGGCACAATTAATCTGCCCTTTATATCGATGTTATGTTGATATTCTCCCATGAACATTAGACTTCACCCACTTTCCTCCATACCACTTTACCACATCTCCCCACTTCGCACCACTCAAAACCTAAAAAAATGCAAAAAAAAATCATTCTATCCAATCATTAGAATGATTAATTCCCTATTTAAAGCCATTTCCAACCATTTTAATCTACAAAAGATTTGTGGGGCTCGGTGGAGGGGGTCCCCACTTTTTCAGAAAAATTATTTTGCTAGCACTTTTTCAAACCCAGCTTTTAAAGCTGCTACTGAAAAAGCAATTGCCAAAATACCAAGCAAAATCGTAAAGACTGCCATACCATATTTACCAATAAACGGTGCAAAAACTAAGCTTACTGATCCAACCATTTTTCCCATTTGAAAAATGACTCCATTAAAAGCCATGTATGCACCACGTTTATTGTCATCTACAATTGCCGCCAGAATTGTTTGCCTCGTTGGAACATAAAGTAGTTCTCCTATGGAAAGTACAGCTGTGGCTAGTAATAAGACGAGAAGACTATTCGCAAAAGCACAAACCGCAAACCCAATCGCAAACAATGAGAAACCTGCGTACATAATCGGTTGTTGCGCTCGGCTTGTCACCCACTTTGCAATCGGTACTGTAAAGAGAACGATAAACAGTGTATTCACAGCTGTTAAAACACTAACAATTTGGACACCATTGAGGTGAATCATCCCGAGTGGTCCCAGGTTAACAAGCAAATTATGGAAGTCTTCTGCTAAACGAACAGAAATATAGTTGCTACGTTGAAACTCGATGGACATAATCGCAATCCCGCCAACTGTATATAAAAGAAAACGATAATCATGTAAGACTTGTCCATAGCTTTTGAACATTTTGAGTAAACCGTAAGAACCTTTTTCCAGAACTTTCTTTTGTTCTAACGTCTCTGAAATCAAGCTAAACGTCAACCAAGCTGTCACAAACGACATAATGAATAATCCCATAAGAAGC belongs to Listeria ivanovii subsp. ivanovii and includes:
- the ftsL gene encoding cell division protein FtsL translates to MSNVAYKSNLEPNKVHREAEQHKKQILRRGQMTLGEKVIITIALAIVLVVAFRIISVQAQIYTVNQEIQTKEKKIVEQQKSNEDLKVEVKDLGRYERILKIAKEKGLKLDGDNVKVVDGQ
- the mraZ gene encoding division/cell wall cluster transcriptional repressor MraZ, yielding MFMGEYQHNIDIKGRLIVPAKFRELLGDNFVITRGLDKCLFAYPQEEWKKLEEKLQTLPLTKKDARSFTRFFFSGASECELDKQGRINIPSNLLQYADLEKETVIIGVSSRIEIWSKSEWEDVFNEAEESFADLAENMIGFDI
- a CDS encoding MDR family MFS transporter, translating into MFKELHPNIRARILIQFLSKVIGSMIFPFMAIYFSMEINSGVAGILLMINVFVQFVAGIYGGHLADIIGRRKLMVSGEVLKVFAFLGMVLCNSSLFHSPWLTFVMLLIIGVAQGLINPAGEAMLIDVSTPENRAFMYSISYWANNLSMMIGIIVGGWFFVGHLFPLLMGLFIMSFVTAWLTFSLISETLEQKKVLEKGSYGLLKMFKSYGQVLHDYRFLLYTVGGIAIMSIEFQRSNYISVRLAEDFHNLLVNLGPLGMIHLNGVQIVSVLTAVNTLFIVLFTVPIAKWVTSRAQQPIMYAGFSLFAIGFAVCAFANSLLVLLLATAVLSIGELLYVPTRQTILAAIVDDNKRGAYMAFNGVIFQMGKMVGSVSLVFAPFIGKYGMAVFTILLGILAIAFSVAALKAGFEKVLAK
- the rsmH gene encoding 16S rRNA (cytosine(1402)-N(4))-methyltransferase RsmH encodes the protein MFKHETVLLHETVDMLEVKPDGIYVDATLGGAGHSEYLLNKLNEKGHLFAFDQDQTAIDNAKIKLAAYSDKVTFVKANFRYMKETLNDRGISEVDGILYDLGVSSPQLDERERGFSYHQDAALDMRMDREQELTAKIVVNEWSYQDLIRIFFQYGEEKFSKQIAREIERRREVKPIETTGELVDIIKTAIPAPARRKGGHPGKRTFQAIRIAVNDELGAVEDSLAEALTLIKPGGRISVITFHSLEDRITKHLFQEATKGPDLPPGLPVIPDEYKPDFKLATRKPIVPSEEELEQNNRARSAKLRVIEKIIK